From Chryseobacterium salivictor, a single genomic window includes:
- a CDS encoding KTSC domain-containing protein → MKRIGEHRKLLGVEKSATLKDLKTVYRNTMKDAHPDKFVNDEAGKLEAEEKSKSVIEAYHFLVSINPETQEKYKEEYTETISSSIIQDFYYEKSILKVQHFNGKMFEYIGVPRNTYIKMVNSDSPSRFARRHIYGKYIYRKNGEAMAE, encoded by the coding sequence ATGAAAAGAATTGGCGAGCACAGAAAGCTTCTTGGGGTTGAAAAATCCGCGACTTTAAAAGACTTGAAAACGGTTTACAGAAATACGATGAAAGATGCGCATCCTGATAAATTCGTGAATGACGAAGCCGGAAAACTGGAGGCCGAAGAAAAAAGCAAATCCGTCATTGAAGCCTATCATTTTTTGGTGAGCATCAATCCGGAAACGCAGGAAAAATACAAAGAAGAATATACGGAAACCATTTCCAGTTCAATTATTCAGGATTTTTATTACGAAAAATCAATTTTGAAAGTTCAGCATTTCAACGGTAAGATGTTTGAATATATCGGCGTTCCAAGAAATACCTACATCAAAATGGTGAATTCAGATTCTCCGAGCCGTTTTGCGAGAAGACATATCTACGGAAAATACATTTACCGAAAAAACGGTGAAGCGATGGCGGAGTAA
- a CDS encoding RES family NAD+ phosphorylase, whose product MKVYRVEREKYLKTTLSGTGASMSKGYRWNSLNTKVVYTAESRALATLEVSVHLDLSEDLPNDRFYVEIDIPSDITILEVKIEDLPDDWNSKPPTLTTQTIGDDFVSENSAVILKVPSSIVPQEYNYLINPNHPDSKKIKVTAKTPMAFDSRFKKH is encoded by the coding sequence ATGAAAGTGTACAGAGTTGAAAGAGAAAAATATTTAAAAACCACCCTTTCGGGAACTGGTGCATCAATGTCAAAAGGATACCGGTGGAACAGTTTAAATACCAAAGTCGTGTATACTGCCGAAAGCAGAGCATTAGCAACATTAGAAGTCTCTGTACATTTAGATTTGTCTGAAGACTTACCAAATGACCGGTTTTATGTAGAGATCGACATTCCAAGCGACATTACAATTCTGGAAGTTAAAATTGAAGATCTCCCGGACGACTGGAATTCCAAACCACCAACGCTAACCACGCAAACAATCGGCGATGACTTCGTGTCTGAAAACAGCGCAGTCATCTTAAAAGTCCCAAGCAGTATAGTTCCGCAAGAATACAATTACCTTATCAATCCCAATCATCCTGATTCAAAAAAGATTAAAGTTACCGCTAAAACTCCAATGGCATTTGACTCTCGTTTTAAAAAACATTAA
- the parS gene encoding type II RES/Xre toxin-antitoxin system antitoxin, with protein sequence MTDKTLKTIPFNTKKSIRKAAGRNAGLKSWKINSGGKLFTWSNKMERVDIIRQGIPYSSIELISDRLDRPVKTVLAMVGIPQTTYNKKKGEESLLDSRDSELILMITELLDYGLEVFNDEKEKFQRWLKKPNLSLGGNSPESLLDTTTGIDEVNYALNRIEFGNFA encoded by the coding sequence ATGACAGATAAAACTTTAAAAACAATTCCATTTAATACTAAAAAAAGTATTAGAAAAGCTGCTGGCAGGAACGCAGGTTTGAAATCATGGAAAATTAATTCCGGTGGAAAACTCTTTACATGGTCTAACAAAATGGAGCGCGTTGACATTATCCGGCAAGGCATCCCCTACTCGTCAATTGAATTGATAAGTGACCGATTAGACCGTCCGGTTAAAACAGTGTTAGCAATGGTAGGCATCCCCCAAACAACCTATAATAAGAAAAAAGGTGAAGAATCTTTGCTCGACAGCAGAGACAGCGAATTAATCCTAATGATTACTGAACTACTCGATTATGGTTTAGAGGTTTTTAATGATGAAAAAGAAAAGTTTCAACGATGGCTGAAGAAACCAAACCTGTCATTAGGTGGCAATTCACCAGAAAGCCTATTGGATACCACCACCGGCATTGATGAGGTAAACTATGCTCTGAACAGAATTGAATTCGGAAATTTCGCCTAA